One genomic region from Chloroflexota bacterium encodes:
- the nifS gene encoding cysteine desulfurase NifS — translation MRRIYLDYAATTPTHPDVSKAMRPYLRDFFGNPSSMHSIGQEARVAVEESRDKVASMIGASSEEIVFTGGGTEADNFALKGMAYANDSKKNHIITSSIEHHAVLETCKFLERLGFSVTYLPVDGYGLVDPDDVKRAITEKTLLISVMHANNEVGTVEPIAEIGKIAREAGISFHTDAVQTAGHIPVKVDDLGVDMLAMSAHKLGGPKGVGALYVRKGTRIVSFVHGGEQEKGRRASTENVPGIVGFSKAAEMAQRESGKEAKRLTVLRDKLTNGLMGRIEHVHLNGHPTRRLLNNVNMSVDGVEGEHMLLNLNARGICVSTGSACSSSSSKPSHVLLALGLSHEQARGSIRLSLGRETAERDIDRVLAVLPDVVNELRAMAPSGKGIMAEGTVAGNVLRNALLRYETENHTQMLCRFSHLRCLTCPASGVGKGCLLAKWQLAKRRTRA, via the coding sequence ATGAGAAGGATATACCTTGATTATGCTGCCACCACGCCCACGCACCCCGATGTCTCGAAGGCGATGCGCCCCTACCTGAGGGACTTCTTTGGCAACCCCTCCAGCATGCATTCCATAGGACAGGAGGCCAGGGTCGCCGTAGAGGAGTCACGAGACAAAGTGGCTTCCATGATCGGTGCCAGCAGCGAGGAGATCGTTTTCACCGGTGGTGGGACAGAGGCAGACAATTTCGCCCTGAAGGGAATGGCCTATGCCAATGACAGCAAGAAGAATCACATCATTACCAGCTCCATTGAGCACCACGCGGTTCTGGAAACGTGCAAGTTCCTGGAACGGCTGGGGTTCAGTGTTACCTACCTCCCAGTGGATGGTTATGGCTTGGTTGACCCCGATGATGTAAAGAGAGCCATCACCGAGAAAACCCTCCTTATATCGGTGATGCACGCCAACAATGAAGTAGGCACGGTAGAGCCTATTGCTGAAATTGGCAAGATTGCCAGGGAAGCCGGCATCAGTTTTCATACCGACGCGGTGCAGACGGCGGGGCACATACCGGTGAAAGTGGACGATCTGGGCGTAGATATGCTGGCAATGTCAGCCCACAAACTTGGTGGTCCAAAAGGTGTTGGAGCACTTTACGTGAGGAAGGGAACGAGAATAGTCTCCTTCGTGCATGGCGGCGAGCAGGAAAAAGGACGCCGGGCCAGCACTGAGAATGTCCCCGGAATTGTGGGCTTCAGCAAAGCGGCGGAGATGGCACAACGAGAGTCGGGAAAAGAAGCGAAACGCCTGACTGTTCTCCGCGACAAACTGACAAACGGCCTTATGGGGCGAATTGAGCATGTTCACCTCAATGGTCATCCCACGCGAAGGCTGCTCAACAATGTCAACATGAGTGTTGATGGTGTGGAAGGTGAGCACATGCTTCTGAACCTCAACGCGCGAGGGATCTGCGTCTCTACCGGGTCCGCCTGCAGTTCCAGCAGCTCGAAACCATCCCATGTGCTGTTGGCACTGGGGCTCTCCCACGAGCAAGCCCGCGGCTCGATAAGGCTTAGCCTGGGACGGGAGACCGCTGAGAGAGACATCGATCGTGTCCTGGCTGTATTGCCTGATGTTGTCAACGAGTTGCGTGCAATGGCGCCATCAGGAAAGGGCATCATGGCGGAAGGGACGGTGGCCGGTAACGTTTTGAGGAATGCCCTCCTCAGATACGAGACAGAGAACCATACGCAGATGCTGTGTAGGTTTAGCCATCTAAGGTGCCTAACCTGTCCAGCCTCTGGTGTGGGCAAAGGCTGTCTGCTGGCCAAGTGGCAGCTAGCCAAGCGGAGGACTAGGGCATAG
- a CDS encoding GAF domain-containing protein: MGETTQVTSDSVDIVNLLSDVARDSNNLVKGDGTSIFLKDEESEKYFLIESTALTRALGNFHIDVSRLAERFDKGDVKNIGLTAFAILSQIPLLVNDPIHDDRIATYGHTDAENAPPTELSETHFEIAGDELGAFMAIPLRSEGGRGQVFGVIRVVRSKKKEPFCDDDMVRLTQYLDSMSTAMENAFSWATLIDVGRVAFDLQELCSQVTRKLGRVIGGVGCSIFLLDEEKSSHETDVYSCAATTGLVGRHNHPISHPREAFYSITRTAPSRQASTSLTEWVIRNKQNLLIDGIAHPLTGIPALNRAPGPGKYSEVHLGRKIGGPVLLAPLLSRDLESVVGVLRISKAEGSTPFNGVQKKLFLSFAPQLSKAINTARYMAILERLSTSTGLTESELFDMVVNQVPKLVGAKGCSLFIVRGKELGLAATSGWLKEKYGGDLSKAPPYSISEGYTGWVAESKKPLRFNDKSELLAERYDDDRPSWSGRTNDCEVGKEHQTCDRFLAVPVFSLESSGKPLRQKEVVGVVRVPKMKWEDPFTTLDEKLMVAFAARLSPAIDRTRLQQTARERRRSEIERTFSPFLLKECSKLSSVGYKGLTARFFSDAETTSQDMGLLVLSSIRGMWGANSSLRTSTDPPFGDFKIFEDYLLKRGMPDYRDHFIHSYQVFLAGSYVLDRLCQYPQGLNLLAEAFSTEAEPGDKAKQDFETAWLVTSTFHDIAYPIQLLRESLDNLIRRLIKTSESIVDSINIERVLFDRGHSYLDCVDRITEFYKNMAGQANADNWIPNPRFRLELLHLLREKRDHGVLGALILADRYFSNLNRTMLASCLAIASHKDMLSHIGEIRFGIFPVSFMLAYCDLIQEWGRDSEDTHTGKPVGAKLEKIIVDDIPPRVAVLEKSHTSGRIYVNAFIILDGNASRMKSNEVEAVFKHLRSSNPVFCVSLNGEVVGHSLV; this comes from the coding sequence ATGGGTGAGACGACTCAAGTTACTTCAGATTCGGTTGACATCGTTAACCTGCTGTCCGATGTCGCTAGGGACTCAAACAACCTGGTGAAGGGTGATGGAACGTCAATCTTCCTAAAAGACGAGGAGAGTGAGAAGTACTTCCTCATCGAAAGTACCGCGTTGACTAGAGCACTGGGCAACTTTCACATAGATGTGAGCCGATTGGCTGAGAGATTTGACAAAGGCGATGTCAAGAACATCGGGCTCACTGCCTTTGCAATACTTTCACAGATCCCCTTGCTGGTAAATGATCCCATTCACGACGACAGAATAGCAACCTATGGCCACACAGATGCTGAAAACGCACCACCCACTGAGCTAAGTGAGACCCACTTCGAGATTGCAGGGGATGAACTTGGGGCGTTCATGGCAATTCCGCTGCGAAGCGAGGGGGGCAGAGGCCAGGTCTTTGGGGTGATAAGGGTTGTGCGAAGCAAAAAGAAAGAACCATTTTGCGACGACGATATGGTGCGTCTCACGCAGTATCTGGACAGCATGAGCACAGCTATGGAGAACGCATTCTCATGGGCCACATTGATAGATGTTGGCCGCGTGGCGTTTGATTTGCAGGAGCTGTGCAGTCAAGTGACACGCAAGCTTGGCAGAGTAATTGGCGGCGTAGGCTGTTCCATCTTCTTGCTCGATGAGGAAAAGAGCAGTCACGAAACGGATGTCTACTCATGTGCAGCAACAACAGGGTTGGTAGGTCGACACAACCATCCAATCTCGCATCCAAGAGAAGCCTTCTACTCGATCACAAGGACTGCTCCGTCACGTCAGGCATCGACAAGCCTGACGGAGTGGGTTATCAGAAACAAACAGAACTTGCTGATAGACGGCATTGCACACCCGCTGACAGGCATACCGGCTTTGAACCGCGCTCCCGGTCCCGGCAAGTACAGCGAAGTTCACCTTGGCCGCAAGATTGGTGGGCCAGTGCTCTTGGCACCTCTCCTATCCAGAGACCTCGAGAGTGTTGTGGGTGTACTGAGAATATCGAAGGCCGAAGGCAGTACCCCATTCAATGGGGTACAGAAGAAGCTATTCCTGTCATTTGCACCACAGCTGTCGAAGGCCATCAACACTGCTCGGTACATGGCAATCCTGGAGAGACTCTCAACGAGTACGGGGCTCACGGAATCCGAGTTATTCGATATGGTCGTTAATCAGGTACCAAAGCTAGTCGGAGCAAAAGGATGCTCTCTGTTCATTGTACGAGGCAAGGAACTCGGACTTGCTGCAACGTCCGGCTGGCTAAAAGAGAAATACGGCGGAGATCTCTCAAAAGCTCCTCCCTACTCAATCAGCGAGGGGTATACAGGTTGGGTTGCGGAGAGCAAGAAGCCCTTGAGGTTCAACGACAAGAGCGAACTTCTAGCCGAACGCTACGACGATGACAGACCAAGTTGGTCCGGCAGAACGAATGACTGCGAGGTCGGTAAGGAGCACCAAACTTGCGACAGATTTCTGGCCGTACCCGTATTCTCACTGGAAAGCTCTGGCAAGCCTCTACGGCAGAAAGAGGTGGTTGGAGTTGTTAGAGTGCCCAAGATGAAATGGGAGGACCCATTCACGACGCTTGATGAGAAACTCATGGTAGCCTTTGCAGCCCGGCTCTCACCGGCTATCGATCGGACCCGCCTCCAGCAGACGGCGAGGGAGAGACGTCGATCAGAAATCGAGCGAACCTTCTCACCCTTCCTCCTGAAGGAGTGCAGTAAGCTCTCGTCGGTCGGCTACAAGGGACTTACTGCCCGCTTCTTCTCAGATGCCGAAACGACTTCGCAGGATATGGGGTTGCTTGTACTCTCCTCTATCAGAGGAATGTGGGGGGCGAATAGCTCGCTCCGAACGAGCACCGACCCACCCTTTGGCGATTTCAAGATCTTCGAGGATTACCTTCTGAAGAGAGGAATGCCTGACTATCGAGACCATTTCATTCACTCCTATCAAGTATTCCTCGCCGGGAGCTATGTCCTGGATAGACTCTGTCAATATCCCCAAGGTCTCAACCTTCTCGCGGAGGCTTTCTCGACCGAAGCTGAACCTGGAGACAAAGCGAAACAAGATTTCGAGACTGCGTGGCTAGTTACTTCGACGTTTCACGATATCGCCTATCCGATACAACTGTTGCGGGAGTCCCTCGATAACCTGATCAGGAGGTTGATCAAGACATCCGAGAGCATAGTTGACTCGATAAACATAGAGCGCGTACTGTTCGACCGGGGTCACTCCTATTTGGACTGCGTCGACAGGATCACCGAGTTCTACAAGAATATGGCAGGGCAAGCCAATGCAGACAACTGGATTCCGAATCCCAGGTTCCGACTCGAGTTGCTACACTTGCTTCGCGAGAAAAGAGACCATGGTGTGTTAGGGGCGCTGATACTAGCGGACAGATACTTCTCCAACTTGAACCGGACCATGCTGGCTTCGTGTCTCGCCATTGCATCACACAAGGACATGTTGAGCCACATCGGTGAAATACGTTTTGGCATCTTCCCAGTCTCGTTTATGCTAGCATACTGCGACTTGATTCAGGAGTGGGGACGAGACAGCGAGGACACACACACCGGCAAGCCTGTTGGTGCCAAACTAGAGAAGATCATTGTAGACGATATACCGCCAAGAGTAGCAGTTCTAGAGAAGTCTCATACGAGCGGGAGGATCTACGTCAACGCATTCATTATTCTTGATGGTAACGCATCAAGAATGAAAAGCAATGAAGTTGAAGCAGTCTTCAAGCACTTGAGATCATCAAATCCTGTCTTCTGTGTCTCACTGAATGGCGAAGTTGTAGGGCATTCTCTGGTCTAG